Genomic segment of Jaculus jaculus isolate mJacJac1 chromosome 6, mJacJac1.mat.Y.cur, whole genome shotgun sequence:
ttacctggaagtcaatattttttcttgttttgttttagattgCCAAGACCTCCTTTTAGGGAAGTGGGAATCTGACTGTGGAACGTTGGAAAAGAGTTTTTCCATTGGCTGGTCAAGGAGGAGGCAGAATGTCTGTACTGTTACATCAGAGTTCAACTTTCAGAAGACTTAGGTTAAGCAGTATCACCCACTGCAGATGAGCATGCCTCTGTCTGGCGTCTGATCATCACAAACTAATGAAACACACTTTAGGTCGTATGGATAAGGATTCTGCTGTTCTTCAGATGCCCTTGCAGCTGGGACAGGTAGGATTGGGCTGGGTTTTATGGGGACTCGAAGAAGGTGAATAACCCATTTTTCTTGTTCTGGTCTTTGCTGAAGTTAAATACCAGTGTATGTGAAGATTACATTAACTAACTTTGCTATATAGTGGTAATGAAGTCTGGAGAAATGCTTTGAATGCTACAATAGGTTTAAAATATATAGACATGAAATGCAAAatttcctctctgtttatttactGGAGGTTTTAAATTTATGTTGTTTTGGGGGGGTGATTTGAAAGTAGTCAGTggcttctttatattttattttttaaaatttaattaaattaactaatttatttgacagagaaagagggagagagagagagaaagaattagcacaccagggcttccagcaactgcaaacaaactccagatgtgtgtgccctgtgtgcatctggctaacgtgggtcctggggaattgaacctgggtcctttggttttgcaggcaaatgccttaactgctaagccatacctccagccctatattttctttctaattatggtaaatggagctgggtgtggtggttaaAGCCTGTCATCCCACAACTCAGGTGGgtgaaacaggaggatctctgagaatttgatgccatttctttcctttttttttgatttttcaaggtagggtttcagtttagcccaggctgacctggaattcactatatgtctcaggctgccctcaaactcacagtgatcctcctacctctgccttctaagtgttgggattaaagacatgtgcccccATGGCTGGCTAAGgccatttctttaaaagaaaactctagcttttctttctctctcaagtgatTTTAGCTTTGTGTGAATGTATACTTCTGCTGGTATGTCCTTCCAGGGCCTGTGAAATGGAACCAAACTCTCTGAGGACTAAAGTTCCAGCTTTCTTATCTGACCTGGGGAAGGCCACATTGAGGGGAATCAGAAAGTGTCCTCGATGTGGCACATACAATGGAACCCGTGGGCTGAGCTGTAAGAACAAGACGTGTGGAACTATATTTCGCTATGGTTCCCGGAAACAGCCTAGTGTTGAAGCAGTCAAAATCATCACAGGCTCCGATCTGCAGGTGTACTCTGTGAGGCAAAGAGACCGAGGCCCTGATTACCGATGCTTTGTGGAACTAGGTGTTTCAGAGACCACAATCCAGACAGTGGATGGGACAATCATTACTCAGTTGAGTTCTGGACGATGTTATGTACCCTCGTGCCTAAAAGCTGCCACCCAAGGTGTTGTGGAAAACCAATGCCAGCACATCAAGCTGGCAGTAAACTGCCAGGCAGAGGCTACCCCTCTGACCCTGAAGAGTTCAGTCCTGAATGCCATACAGGCCTCTCCAGAAACCAAACAGACTATCTGGCAGTTGGCCACAGAACCTACTGGTCCCCTGGTACAAAGGATTACTAAAAACATCTTGGTGGTAAAATGCAAGGCCAGCCAGAAGCACAGCTTGGGGTATTTACATACATCTTTTGTACAGAAAATCAGCACCAAAAGCTTGCCAGAACGACGCTTCTTCTGCTCTTGCCAGACTCTGAAATCGCACAAGTCTAACAACCTCAAGGCTGAGGCAGCCTCAAGATGCATTCACTTCTTTGCTTGCCTCTGTGCCTTTGCCAGTGATGAGACATTGGCTCAGGAATTCTCAGACTTCCTAAATTTTGATGCCAATGGTAGGTAGTTGACAACTGCTCAGTTTTTCTAAAATGGCTGTGAAAGAGTTCTACTGATATATTTGGAGATTATCTCAcaattccttttctgtttttccttctagAATGGGTCTCCCTAATGTAACACAGCTGtcctgtgcatgctgggcaaatgctctgtctctgagccatattcccagttGCTGAACAAAGCACATGTTTGGGGTGTTCTTTCAAGGAATTTACTTTAAAGCATTCTgtcctttgtgcatttggagttttttttttaatttttaatttttatttatttatttgagagcaacagaaagagagggagagagagagggagagaatgggcgtgccagggcctctagctactgcaaacgaactccagatgcatgcacccccttgtgcatctggctaacgtgggtcctggggagtcaagccttgaaccggggtccttaggcttcacaggcaagcgcttaaccgctaagccatctctccagctccatttggagttttataaattaattttaaatctggacatggtgacacatggttttaatctgagcacttgggaggatgaggtaggaagatcctgaGTTCTAGACCTgcatgggctgcagagtgagttccaggtcagccttggcaacagtgagagtcagaggtaggaggatagccagagttcaaggccaccctgagactacatagttaatttgaGGTCATCTTGGattggagtgagaccttacctcgaaacacaaaaacaaacaaacaaaacaactaaaatagcaaccccaggtgtggtggtgcacacctttgatcccagctctcatcccagctcttgggagcagaggtaagaggatcactatgaattcaaggccaccctgagaattccaagtcagcctgggttatagtgagaccctaccttgaaaaaaacaaaacaaacaaatactaaaatagttgggcatggtggcacatacctttaatcccagtatgatCATCGTgacttccaggccatcctgagactacatagtgaattccaggtcagcctggactaaagtcaGACCCCATCTAAAAACCCCTAacccctaaaaaacaaaacaaaaaaaccccactaaatagcaggcatggtgttgcacgcttttaatcccagcactcaggagacagaggtaggaggatcactgtgagttggaggccaccctgaaactacatagtgaattccaggtcagcctgggctagagtgagaccctaacctcgaaaacaccaaaataaataaataaaaa
This window contains:
- the C6H2orf42 gene encoding uncharacterized protein C2orf42 homolog isoform X3, which produces MEPNSLRTKVPAFLSDLGKATLRGIRKCPRCGTYNGTRGLSCKNKTCGTIFRYGSRKQPSVEAVKIITGSDLQVYSVRQRDRGPDYRCFVELGVSETTIQTVDGTIITQLSSGRCYVPSCLKAATQGVVENQCQHIKLAVNCQAEATPLTLKSSVLNAIQASPETKQTIWQLATEPTGPLVQRITKNILVVKCKASQKHSLGYLHTSFVQKISTKSLPERRFFCSCQTLKSHKSNNLKAEAASRCIHFFACLCAFASDETLAQEFSDFLNFDANGLKEIIVPHVGYHSESTLSTCESTASKPRKRKKEEVPGAQMNSILMPQETINSNVRKSGLKKPVVASSFKRQVCSQLLEEAQVTLSFQDWLASVTERIHQTMHYQFDAFVRKDALPLGTFSKYTWHITNILQVKQLLDTPEMPLEITRSFIQNRDGTYELFKCPKVEVESIAETYGRVEKQPVLRPLELKTFLKVGGNTSPDQKEPTPFIIEWIPDILPQSKIGELRIKFEYGHHRNGHSSDYQDSQPPLEQPLELAPLATISFP